The Corvus moneduloides isolate bCorMon1 chromosome 18, bCorMon1.pri, whole genome shotgun sequence genome window below encodes:
- the RTN4R gene encoding reticulon-4 receptor, with the protein MKRAIAEGSKLLILVLCLNIPSEVESCPGACVCYSEPKITISCQQQGLTAIPTEIPIQSQRIFLHNNRITLVRATSFTSCRNMTILWIHSNNISLIEPGAFYGLTKLEELDLSDNTNLKSINPVTFRGLVHLHTLHLDRCGLLELSTGLFRGLFSLQYLYLQDNNLQILLDDTFIDLANLTYLFLHGNKIKSLSENVFRGLINLDRLLLHQNRVSLVHRRAFHDLGKVMTLYLFNNNLTVLTGDTMAPLVSLQYLRLNGNQWICDCQARSLWNWFKQFKGSSSELECHLPPRLAGRDLKRLQSSDLDGCVDSFNQIRTSVFSTKTRSGKLPTGLPPLGSHDGSSKCCQPEMDKSFIYEAKGKAGPSSHSSRSSNNHLKEKENMSRPKYMETDPSKNGSNKQINDSPFGTFPSIVDPPLTKLRPEFLEPIEPSTVPTKKRQGCSKKNRSKAQCRLTQQGNSSTLQLSLSLLIPPLLWSLLLFC; encoded by the coding sequence GAAGCAAACTGCTGATTTTGGTGCTTTGCTTGAACATCCCATCAGAAGTGGAGTCCTGCCCCGGGGCGTGTGTATGCTACAGTGAACCCAAGATCACcatcagctgccagcagcaggggctgaCAGCGATCCCCACGGAGATCCCCATCCAGAGCCAGCGCATCTTCCTGCACAACAACCGGATCACCCTGGTGAGGGCCACCAGCTTCACCTCCTGCCGCAACATGACCATCCTGTGGATCCACTCCAACAACATCAGCCTCATCGAGCCTGGGGCCTTCTACGGGCTCACCAAACTGGAGGAGTTGGACCTCAGCGACAACACAAACCTGAAATCCATCAACCCCGTCACCTTCCGGGGGCTCGTGCACCTCCACACCCTGCACCTGGACCGCTGCGGGCTCCTGGAGCTCTCCACGGGGCTTTTCCGAGGGTTGTTCTCCTTGCAGTACCTTTACCTTCAGGATAATAACCTCCAGATCCTGCTGGACGACACCTTCATCGACCTGGCGAACCTCACGTACCTGTTCTTGCACGGGAACAAAATCAAGAGCTTGTCGGAGAACGTCTTCCGCGGGCTGATCAACCTCGAccggctgctgctgcaccagaACAGGGTGAGCCTGGTGCACCGGCGCGCCTTCCACGACCTGGGGAAGGTGATGACCTTGTACCTGTTCAACAACAACCTGACCGTGCTCACGGGGGACACCATGGCCCCCCTGGTGTCCCTGCAGTACCTGCGCCTCAATGGCAACCAGTGGATCTGTGACTGCCAGGCCCGCTCGCTCTGGAATTGGTTTAAGCAGTTCAAGGgctcctcctcggagctggagTGCCACCTGCCCCCTCGCCTGGCAGGGCGGGACCTCAAGCGGCTGCAGAGCTCCGACCTGGACGGCTGCGTGGACTCCTTCAACCAGATCCGCACCAGCGTTTTTAGCACCAAAACCAGGTCGGGGAAACTCCCGACGGGGCTCCCCCCGCTGGGCTCCCACGACGGTTCCTCCAAGTGCTGCCAGCCTGAGATGGACAAGTCTTTTATTTACGAAGCTAAAGGCAAGGCAGGGccctcctcccacagcagccGCTCGTCCAACAACCACCTCAAGGAGAAGGAGAACATGTCCAGGCCCAAGTACATGGAGACGGACCCTTCCAAAAACGGCAGCAACAAGCAGATAAACGATTCCCCCTTTGGGACCTTCCCCAGCATTGTAGACCCTCCTTTGACCAAGTTGAGACCCGAATTTCTAGAGCCCATTGAACCTTCCACAGTCCCAACAAAAAAGAGGCAGGGCTGCTCTAAAAAGAACAGATCAAAGGCCCAGTGCCGCCTCACCCAGCAGGGGAACAGCTCCACGTTACAGCTCAGCCTAAGCCTTTTGATCCCCCCCTTGCTGTGGAGCTTACTGTTGTTCTGCTAA